In Dromaius novaehollandiae isolate bDroNov1 chromosome 13, bDroNov1.hap1, whole genome shotgun sequence, the genomic window GACATACTGTTTAACAGATTTGCAATGcaataaatatattctttttgtgttctgttttagGATGATAGTCAATGGCTTCAGAATCACTGTATGAAGATGGGAGATGCTTATATTATTGTATATTCAGTGACAGACAAAGTTAGCTTTGAAAAAGCTTCTGAGCTAAGAATCCAACTACGAAGAGCGAGACAAACAGAAGACATTCCTATTATTCTTGTAGGCAATAAGAGTGACCTGGTCCGATCCCGGGAGGTCTCAGTTGATGGTAAGAGACACTCACTGTAAAGCAATATTTAAATTAGCAGTAAAGGCTACCAGAGGGTCCTGATCCAGTAGAAGTGGTCCAATTTTGATACAGAAAAACTATATGATTTGAGGCACACCTGAGAAATCAAGCCAACAGGTCCATGCTGAGGGACTTTGTATGACAGCAAAGTGATGGAGGTGGTGGTAGAAGAGGACTTCTGGCTGTGCAGAGTAATCCTCTGAACTCCAGTGCCAGAGCAGGAATGCCTCAGAGCTGCAGCTTTAGCATGTTGCTCTGTGTAGGATTTACTTTGGGCCGATACAAATGAAACCTTTTCAGTTATGTTACGTACGCAGTAGCACTTGCTAGTATCAAGATATGATAATCTCAGCTATGTTTAAGGGACAGGAAGGCCATAGTGTAAAACCTATCAAGCCAGCGGCAGCCTTTAAAAAGGGTGGTCCCACAGAGACTGTACAATGCTCTTTCTGCTGGAAGTGACTCCATTATATGTGAGGTGAGCTAAAGGGACCAGGCTCGCATGACTTGAAGTCTTTCTGTACCTGTTCCACAGCTGCGGTCAGTCAGTTTTCTCAGGTATTTCGCTTCTCAGCTAGTGCATTTCTGTAACTAGAGCACAGTAACCAGTACCAACAACACAGTGTTAATTCCACTTATTTAAAAATTTGGGTGTCTTCTTCACTGGGAAGGATGCTATAAAAGATCAGTGCCTTGATGCAAGAGCAGTTGCTGTCCGGTTCTGCTGTGTCCCCTGTGTTAAATGCCCAGTAGCCTATGCAGGGAACTGATTAGAGCTCCTCAGGAGATTACTTTCAGGCAGGTGACAGTGCACGGTTGACCTGTCCTAGTGGTGATGCCACTACTCTGCTCAGATCTGTAGAAATAAGAACTAGTTTTTCTCTCAGTATCTCACACTCTTTCCTATCAGACAGCAAGTATGCATCTAAATCCCTCTCTTATAGCTGATATGTCTTAAACAATAGTGAGAATAGTGAGCTGCCTATAGAACTATTGTTACTTTATATTCAGTACTAATATCAGTCAAGTGATATTTCTGACAATACCACAACAAAACCTTGAAAAATGGAGGGTCAAAACCATCGCTGCAAATATGCACCTTCCTGTCATATAATAAAGTTCTTCTGTGGCATTAAAGGCACTTTCCTTACTTTTAAGTCAAATTTCAGTCTTTGCCAGTATAAATGAATGGAAAATGGCAGTTTCCACTcatctccctttttctcttttgatcCAGAGGGACGGGCCTGTGCTGTGGTATTTGACTGCAAGTTCATTGAGACTTCAGCTGCTCTTCACCATAACGTCAAGGACCTGTTTGAAGGTATTGTTCGGCAAATTAGACTGCGCAAAGACAGTAAAGAAGACAATGCAAGGAGAATGGCCAacacaaaaagaagagaaagcataGGCAAAAAGGCCAAGCGATTCCTTGGGAGAATTGTAGCAAAGAACAACAAGAAGATGGCtttcaaagcaaaatcaaaatcttGCCATGACTTATCTGTGCTTTAGAAGCTTTCAGCAAAGCCAGATGTTGCACGTGGCTGCTGAACAAGCATTTGACTGTTTTGAGAAGTGTATGGATGATCCTCGTGGTGATAAAAAGACTGACTATCCACTGAGACTCTTTAATGCCTTAAGGTGCACAAGCAAGACCGGAAGTTGCATTACAGTGTCTGCTTCATTGATAAATGGTTTAAGTTTCAATATGTGCAAGTAAATGAACTAGCTAATAAGTGGCTTCACATGCCCACACTTTCACTGTGTACATAAAATATGTCCTCTTGTTCTGTGGATACCAGAGATGCAAAGATAAGAAAGGATGATGATAGAAAATGAAGTATCACCACAGACTCTTCTCGTTTGCAGAGCAAAACTTGAAAATTGTACGCAGGCTCGTACACTCTTTTTAGTATAAAGCAAGCAAtgttaaatctttttaaaattaaatgtgggGTTGGGGGAGTAGAACCACATTAGAATGGGAGAAAGCAAATTATAGAGAGagttaaatacagaataaatatCCTTTTATGAAGTTAATTTGCACTTCCATTAACTGTTATTCAATTAATTTGTTACTTGTTTACAGGCAGATTTTATAATAAAGTATTATTTCCTGTTATAATAAACTGTGCTTTTCTCATAGCATAGATAAAGAAAGAGCAGTATTTTTATACTGGCATTTTTTCACTGTACAAAAAGTTATACACAGACTTCAATTATCTATGCAGACTTGCACATGATAAATATCTGGAATGAAATCAATCAGGAATACTCTGTGTCCACTCCTTTGTAGATAGCTTTCCAGAGATAGACTCTACTTTTACTATCTTGATGAATATTCTACTTGGGAAGTGGAGCAGGAGCTGGACCTTTTTTATTGTTTATCTTCAGCCTGGTTCTCAGTTCAGCTCTAGCAGGAACAGGCCTCTGTATAACGCCTTTAGCTAGATAGAAGTCTTATGTCTAGTTACATTGATAAATAGAAGCCTATCATGATCTACTAAAGTCCTCTCCTGCCTTGAAGGTTCTGTGTTATAGTCAATAagcaaatggctttttttcttcttttctgctgacAGTATAATTCCCTCATCTATTCACAAGTCTGTAGATACATTTCAGTGATTTCAAGAAGATCAAACCAGCTTGGCAAGGCTGTTTGAAAGAGGTGGAGGTAGATGCTCCAGTGTATAGTGTGGCCTTCGGTGCTGTTATGGTTTTCATACTCATTTTGCTCTGTTCAAATTAATGCATTTCCATAATTTTTCCCTGTTTGCTCTTCATGAAGTTAAAATGCTTAGCTAGCAATCATGTCTCAGTGAAACATTTGGACTTGCTACATTTGCTTTGTAAATTCCTCTTCATAGGATATATTCTCTCAAATTCTTCCAAAAACTCAGTTCCCACAGTCAATAAAACATACGCTCCTGTGTCTCTCTCTACTCTCCTTGGCTGAGTCTAGCTGCTGAGAGAGACTGTCAAGCTGTGTGCGAACACTTTTTGCCCATGGTTTTATAGTGGCTGATCTTTCCCATACAGCAGATCGATTGCATCATCTGTCATACCTTAGAGCAGGCTTCCACGAGCTCAAACTCCTCTCCGCTGGGCTAGTCCAGTGCTTGGGTGCTCATCAGGGAACAGATAGTACCGTGGGAAAGGGCATCAGGCTTGTGCAGGTAATGCTCTCTGCTTTGAGTCTATAGAACTAGTGCTGTGCTGCTTGTGGAGCTCTTTGGTTAGATGCACAGCCAATCCCTTTAGCATGTGTTGCTGTTATATACAGGACACATCAGTTTTCCTATGAAGAGGGGTGTTTACTTTGTGCCCTGGGTGAAGTCTAAAATGAGTAGTTCTGTCCCACTGCTAAAGCTTCCACTTATCTGATGATACATCATAA contains:
- the RRAD gene encoding GTP-binding protein RAD, which encodes MTLNRGDKLRCLDKRRGSMPFAAHQHQHLHRRSMPVDERDLRAALPQGELSGLVRCTSYSPGEAHRESWASDSSDSVISSGSDSDGRLYKVILLGEHGVGKTSLARIFGGVEDCADAEEAGNTYDRSIVVDGEEASLVVFDIWEQDDSQWLQNHCMKMGDAYIIVYSVTDKVSFEKASELRIQLRRARQTEDIPIILVGNKSDLVRSREVSVDEGRACAVVFDCKFIETSAALHHNVKDLFEGIVRQIRLRKDSKEDNARRMANTKRRESIGKKAKRFLGRIVAKNNKKMAFKAKSKSCHDLSVL